From the genome of Neodiprion pinetum isolate iyNeoPine1 chromosome 3, iyNeoPine1.2, whole genome shotgun sequence, one region includes:
- the LOC124214486 gene encoding uncharacterized protein isoform X1, translated as MNNIIEKRRRTRDRVRRHRFVHQNTIVPQNHPLNDDSDSDINSETECVSDQENSNRSEEDVSEGGISEQLLEHSQSEIDEENGDSGDGSQIDHEESVSSASVIDENSDIGSSINEATDDSLNERNEAEEIRKWAIKEHLSHSQLDGLLVILRRRLLPELPKTAKTFLRTSAVAYDIQDMEDYDGNMGQFVYFGIAERLRACVNEEVHIGNEILIQVNVDGLPLFKSSNTQLWPILCKVVHEPDIYEPVPVAIYAGSTKPKRVDEFLDEFIEEMNQLSANGIDINGRLFQVKIQSFICDTPARSFLKCVKGHTGYYACERCTVRGCRPGRSTVFPDADCPERSAEDFNRQRQREHHNSVSPLLRLRPAVNLVLLFILDFLHLACHGVMKKLLKDFWLLGNLHLRLGRRSRIELSRRMEYLKILVTSEFQRKPRSVAFIAKWKATEFRFFLLYCGVVVLKGILNNRLYKHFLLFHAACRILCCEDLALRYNRFAKKYLRSFFLVMRQYYGPDSQIMNLHNLIHMADDAKNMKCSLTKITTFPFENALGHIKKLVHSPNRPLAQICRRLNEKFSIKNHKATLPQYVEILKENSDIPNCRMNHKAISKLKFKGKYILSVKAPDNVVLLKNGTILEINLMSYPDDNLEDVTIIGKKWKIKESLYMYPCDSRVLEEWVLEDRSSATTITCPIDQIKRKMIILRLPGREKTYGISLLH; from the exons ATGAATAACATAATTGAAAAACGACGACGAACACGCGACCGTGTGCGAAGGCATCGTTTCGTTCATCAAAACACTATTGTGCCACAGAACCATCCGCTAAATGATGACAGTGACTCTGACATCAACTCCGAAACTGAAT GTGTCAGTGATCAAGAAAATAGTAATAGGTCTGAAGAAGATGTATCCGAGGGTGGTATTTCTGAACAATTACTTGAACATAGCCAAAGTGAGATCGACGAAGAGAATGGTGACTCAGGTGACGGTTCTCAGATAGACCACGAAGAAAGTGTATCATCAGCCAGTGTCATTGATGAAAACAGTGATATCGGCTCATCTATAAATGAAGCGACTGACGATAGTTTGAATGAACGAAATGAAGCTgaggaaattcgaaaatggGCAATAAAAGAACACCTTAGTCATTCTCAATTGGATGGGCTTTTGGTGATTTTGAGGAGAAGATTGCTGCCTGAACTTCCAAAGACAGCAAAAACATTTCTACGTACATCGGCAGTGGCCTATGATATACAAGACATGGAAGATTATGATGGAAATATGGGACAATTCGTGTACTTTGGTATTGCTGAAAGGCTTCGAGCCTGTGTCAATGAAGAAGTGCACATaggtaatgaaattttgatcCAAGTTAATGTCGACGGACTGCCTCTCTTTAAATCAAGTAACACTCAACTGTGGCCCATTTTGTGTAAAGTTGTCCACGAACCAGACATATACGAGCCGGTGCCTGTAGCTATATACGCAGGTTCTACAAAACCAAAAAGAGTTGATGAGTTCTTGGATGAGTTCATTGAGGAAATGAACCAACTATCAGCGAATGGTATTGACATTAATGGCAGACTGtttcaagtaaaaattcaaagtttcaTATGTGATACGCCAGCTAGGTCTTTCCTCAAATGTGTTAAGGGTCATACTGGATATTATGCGTGTGAAAGGTGTACCGTGAGAGGATGCAGACCTGGCAGATCTACTGTATTTCCTGATGCGGATTGTCCTGAACGAAGTGCTGAGGACTTTAATAGACAAAGGCAGCGAGAGCATCACAATAGTGTTTCGCCATTGCTACGTTTAAGACCTGCAGTAAACTTGGTCTTGTTATTTATTCTCGATTTCTTGCACTTAGCTTGTCATGGTGTGATGAAGAAACTTTTGAAAGACTTTTGGCTTTTAGGCAATCTCCATCTCAGACTAGGCCGCAGAAGTCGAATCGAACTGTCTCGCAGAATggagtatttaaaaattctggTAACTTCTGAATTTCAACGTAAACCACGGTCCGTAGCGTTTATAGCAAAGTGGAAGGCCACCGAGTTtagattttttctattatattgtGGAGTTGTAGTCTTGAAGGGTATTTTGAACAATAGACtatataaacattttttattatttcatgcGGCATGCAGAATTTTATGCTGCGAAGATCTAGCCCTCAGGTACAACAGGTTTGCAAAGAAGTATCTCAGAAGTTTTTTCTTAGTTATGCGCCAATATTATGGCCCAGATTCGCAAATCATGAACCTTCATAACTTAATTCATATGGCCGATGATGCTAAGAACATGAAGTGCTCCCTTACAAAGATAACTACATTTCCTTTTGAAAATGCACTCGGTCACATAAAAAAGTTAGTCCATTCGCCAAATCGACCATTGGCTCAAATCTGTCGCCGCTTGAATgagaaattttcgataaaaaatcataaagcAACTCTACCCCAGTATGTAGAGATACTCAAGGAGAATAGTGATATCCCAAATTGTAGGATGAATCACAAAGCGATATCGAAACTGAAATTCAAAGGGAAATATATACTTTCGGTCAAGGCTCCCGATAATGTAGTTCTTCTTAAAAATGGCACTATTCTCGAAATAAATCTTATGTCGTACCCTGATGACAATCTAGAAGACGTGacaattattggaaaaaaatggaaaatcaaAGAGTCGCTGTATATGTATCCGTGTGATTCGAGAGTGCTGGAAGAATGGGTGCTTGAAGACAGATCATCTGCAACTACAATTACGTGCCCTATTGATCAAATCAAACgcaaaatgataatattacgTTTGCCTGGAAGAGAGAAAACATATGGAATATCTCTATTACATTAA
- the LOC124214487 gene encoding uncharacterized protein isoform X1, with protein MGDDKEAEEAIKAFQLVEFDPPNRKQKRGTIECVPSTWISYNPSTGRCQCKFMPPPYSVEDSELLCWLVKEQSPLQESWPVYPITLKGHATTYDDAMKRLKVLADKKFVYTEDGTLPEKKSEAAKKAYQRIKVKGDKAIAEKLMQVQPINTSRNDDYASNVDSSFETSDPIPCINSIKAKKKNTKLKNMTETDNESTADENSNVIKPRKKPKQKSKQEHASSTGKNHVQEIERKLSKRSSREVSKSTKNVPKENSSELNQRDCDILSGLRYDVQMLTKAIDKLKAIVEKSALAMDAHGANVQSFTTQYDLNLPVTTLKDFDAFDEKLKADKKFRKEFTSTLHFVFDHNATLPKNVTALLKKNISRDVALNFNAVKAGMDKRIFKETQLCGILLDVLLLKYKEGAQGSMTHVTEKSVYRELGNCLSNAVDWDGHRKSRLKKKAAKSTTIAAVQSVCVNVHCSGTSMESLSRKSTDKSS; from the exons ATGGGAGATGATAAAGAGGCAGAAGAGGCCATCAAGGCTTTTCAATTAGTCGAATTCGATCCACCtaatagaaaacaaaaacgagGCACGATAGAATGCGTACCATCGACTTGGATTTCCTATAACCCATCGACTGGCAGATGCCAATGCAAATTCATGCCACCTCCGTATTCAGTAGAGGACTCTGAACTTTTGTGTTGGCTCGTCAAAGAACAAAGCCCTCTACAAGAATCTTGGCCTGTCTACCCAATAACACTCAAGGGACATGCGA cAACTTATGATGATGCAATGAAACGTCTCAAAGTATTAGCAGACAAGAAATTTGTATACACAGAGGATGGAACGTtaccagaaaaaaaatcagaggcAGCTAAAAAAGCATATCAGAGAATCAAAGTCAAAGGCGATAAAGCAATTGCTGAAAAGTTGATGCAAGTGCAACCCATTAACACCTCCAGGAATGACGATTATGCATCAAATGTAGact CATCCTTTGAAACATCTGACCCAATTCCTTGTATTAACAGCATCAAggccaagaaaaaaaatacaaaacttaaaaatatgacagaaactgacaatgagtcaaCAGCTGATGAAAACAGCAATGTGATCAAACCCAGAAAAAAACcgaagcaaaaatcaaaacaagAACATGCTTCCTCTACCGGCAAAAACCACGTTCAAG aaattgaacgaaaactGAGCAAAAGATCATCACGTGAAGTGTCAAAATCCACAAAAAATGTGCCTAAAGAAAATAGCTCTGAACTGAATCAGAGAGATTGTGATATCCTTAGCGGACTGAGATACGATGTTCAAATGCTAACCAAAGCCATCGACAAACTCAAGGCCATCGTTGAAAAATCGGCCTTAGCGATGGATGCTCATGGGGCAAATGTCCAAAGTTTTACGACACAATATGATCTGAACCTGCCTGTAACGACTTTGAAGGACTTTGACGCATTCGACGAGAAATTAAAAGCtgacaaaaaatttcgtaaagaattc ACTAGTACATTGCATTTCGTTTTCGACCACAATGCAACCTTACCAAAAAATGTGAcggcattattgaaaaaaaatatttcacgggATGTGGCCTTGAATTTCAACGCAGTGAAGGCTGGCATGGATAAACGCATTTTCAAAGAGACACAACTTTGTGGAATATTGCTGG ATGTGCTTTTGTTGAAATACAAAGAGGGAGCGCAGGGATCAATGACACATGTAACTGAAAAGAGTGTTTATCGAGAACTCGGTAACTGCCTGAGTAATGCCGTCGATTGGGATGGGCATCGTAAATCTCGACTAAAGAAAAAAGCTGCAAAGAGTACTACAATCGCTGCAGTCCAATCAGTTTGTGTCAATGTACATTGCAGCGGCACCAGCATGGAATCGTTGTCTCGTAAATCCACAGACAAATCTTCTTAG
- the LOC124214486 gene encoding uncharacterized protein isoform X2 produces MNNIIEKRRRTRDRVRRHRFVHQNTIVPQNHPLNDDSDSDINSETECVSDQENSNRSEEDVSEGGISEQLLEHSQSEIDEENGDSGDGSQIDHEESVSSASVIDENSDIGSSINEATDDSLNERNEAEEIRKWAIKEHLSHSQLDGLLVILRRRLLPELPKTAKTFLRTSAVAYDIQDMEDYDGNMGQFVYFGIAERLRACVNEEVHIVVHEPDIYEPVPVAIYAGSTKPKRVDEFLDEFIEEMNQLSANGIDINGRLFQVKIQSFICDTPARSFLKCVKGHTGYYACERCTVRGCRPGRSTVFPDADCPERSAEDFNRQRQREHHNSVSPLLRLRPAVNLVLLFILDFLHLACHGVMKKLLKDFWLLGNLHLRLGRRSRIELSRRMEYLKILVTSEFQRKPRSVAFIAKWKATEFRFFLLYCGVVVLKGILNNRLYKHFLLFHAACRILCCEDLALRYNRFAKKYLRSFFLVMRQYYGPDSQIMNLHNLIHMADDAKNMKCSLTKITTFPFENALGHIKKLVHSPNRPLAQICRRLNEKFSIKNHKATLPQYVEILKENSDIPNCRMNHKAISKLKFKGKYILSVKAPDNVVLLKNGTILEINLMSYPDDNLEDVTIIGKKWKIKESLYMYPCDSRVLEEWVLEDRSSATTITCPIDQIKRKMIILRLPGREKTYGISLLH; encoded by the exons ATGAATAACATAATTGAAAAACGACGACGAACACGCGACCGTGTGCGAAGGCATCGTTTCGTTCATCAAAACACTATTGTGCCACAGAACCATCCGCTAAATGATGACAGTGACTCTGACATCAACTCCGAAACTGAAT GTGTCAGTGATCAAGAAAATAGTAATAGGTCTGAAGAAGATGTATCCGAGGGTGGTATTTCTGAACAATTACTTGAACATAGCCAAAGTGAGATCGACGAAGAGAATGGTGACTCAGGTGACGGTTCTCAGATAGACCACGAAGAAAGTGTATCATCAGCCAGTGTCATTGATGAAAACAGTGATATCGGCTCATCTATAAATGAAGCGACTGACGATAGTTTGAATGAACGAAATGAAGCTgaggaaattcgaaaatggGCAATAAAAGAACACCTTAGTCATTCTCAATTGGATGGGCTTTTGGTGATTTTGAGGAGAAGATTGCTGCCTGAACTTCCAAAGACAGCAAAAACATTTCTACGTACATCGGCAGTGGCCTATGATATACAAGACATGGAAGATTATGATGGAAATATGGGACAATTCGTGTACTTTGGTATTGCTGAAAGGCTTCGAGCCTGTGTCAATGAAGAAGTGCACATag TTGTCCACGAACCAGACATATACGAGCCGGTGCCTGTAGCTATATACGCAGGTTCTACAAAACCAAAAAGAGTTGATGAGTTCTTGGATGAGTTCATTGAGGAAATGAACCAACTATCAGCGAATGGTATTGACATTAATGGCAGACTGtttcaagtaaaaattcaaagtttcaTATGTGATACGCCAGCTAGGTCTTTCCTCAAATGTGTTAAGGGTCATACTGGATATTATGCGTGTGAAAGGTGTACCGTGAGAGGATGCAGACCTGGCAGATCTACTGTATTTCCTGATGCGGATTGTCCTGAACGAAGTGCTGAGGACTTTAATAGACAAAGGCAGCGAGAGCATCACAATAGTGTTTCGCCATTGCTACGTTTAAGACCTGCAGTAAACTTGGTCTTGTTATTTATTCTCGATTTCTTGCACTTAGCTTGTCATGGTGTGATGAAGAAACTTTTGAAAGACTTTTGGCTTTTAGGCAATCTCCATCTCAGACTAGGCCGCAGAAGTCGAATCGAACTGTCTCGCAGAATggagtatttaaaaattctggTAACTTCTGAATTTCAACGTAAACCACGGTCCGTAGCGTTTATAGCAAAGTGGAAGGCCACCGAGTTtagattttttctattatattgtGGAGTTGTAGTCTTGAAGGGTATTTTGAACAATAGACtatataaacattttttattatttcatgcGGCATGCAGAATTTTATGCTGCGAAGATCTAGCCCTCAGGTACAACAGGTTTGCAAAGAAGTATCTCAGAAGTTTTTTCTTAGTTATGCGCCAATATTATGGCCCAGATTCGCAAATCATGAACCTTCATAACTTAATTCATATGGCCGATGATGCTAAGAACATGAAGTGCTCCCTTACAAAGATAACTACATTTCCTTTTGAAAATGCACTCGGTCACATAAAAAAGTTAGTCCATTCGCCAAATCGACCATTGGCTCAAATCTGTCGCCGCTTGAATgagaaattttcgataaaaaatcataaagcAACTCTACCCCAGTATGTAGAGATACTCAAGGAGAATAGTGATATCCCAAATTGTAGGATGAATCACAAAGCGATATCGAAACTGAAATTCAAAGGGAAATATATACTTTCGGTCAAGGCTCCCGATAATGTAGTTCTTCTTAAAAATGGCACTATTCTCGAAATAAATCTTATGTCGTACCCTGATGACAATCTAGAAGACGTGacaattattggaaaaaaatggaaaatcaaAGAGTCGCTGTATATGTATCCGTGTGATTCGAGAGTGCTGGAAGAATGGGTGCTTGAAGACAGATCATCTGCAACTACAATTACGTGCCCTATTGATCAAATCAAACgcaaaatgataatattacgTTTGCCTGGAAGAGAGAAAACATATGGAATATCTCTATTACATTAA
- the LOC124214487 gene encoding uncharacterized protein isoform X2, which yields MGDDKEAEEAIKAFQLVEFDPPNRKQKRGTIECVPSTWISYNPSTGRCQCKFMPPPYSVEDSELLCWLVKEQSPLQESWPVYPITLKGHATTYDDAMKRLKVLADKKFVYTEDGTLPEKKSEAAKKAYQRIKVKGDKAIAEKLMQVQPINTSRNDDYASNVDSSFETSDPIPCINSIKAKKKNTKLKNMTETDNESTADENSNVIKPRKKPKQKSKQEHASSTGKNHVQEIERKLSKRSSREVSKSTKNVPKENSSELNQRDCDILSGLRYDVQMLTKAIDKLKAIVEKSALAMDAHGANVQSFTTQYDLNLPVTTLKDFDAFDEKLKADKKFRKEFMCFC from the exons ATGGGAGATGATAAAGAGGCAGAAGAGGCCATCAAGGCTTTTCAATTAGTCGAATTCGATCCACCtaatagaaaacaaaaacgagGCACGATAGAATGCGTACCATCGACTTGGATTTCCTATAACCCATCGACTGGCAGATGCCAATGCAAATTCATGCCACCTCCGTATTCAGTAGAGGACTCTGAACTTTTGTGTTGGCTCGTCAAAGAACAAAGCCCTCTACAAGAATCTTGGCCTGTCTACCCAATAACACTCAAGGGACATGCGA cAACTTATGATGATGCAATGAAACGTCTCAAAGTATTAGCAGACAAGAAATTTGTATACACAGAGGATGGAACGTtaccagaaaaaaaatcagaggcAGCTAAAAAAGCATATCAGAGAATCAAAGTCAAAGGCGATAAAGCAATTGCTGAAAAGTTGATGCAAGTGCAACCCATTAACACCTCCAGGAATGACGATTATGCATCAAATGTAGact CATCCTTTGAAACATCTGACCCAATTCCTTGTATTAACAGCATCAAggccaagaaaaaaaatacaaaacttaaaaatatgacagaaactgacaatgagtcaaCAGCTGATGAAAACAGCAATGTGATCAAACCCAGAAAAAAACcgaagcaaaaatcaaaacaagAACATGCTTCCTCTACCGGCAAAAACCACGTTCAAG aaattgaacgaaaactGAGCAAAAGATCATCACGTGAAGTGTCAAAATCCACAAAAAATGTGCCTAAAGAAAATAGCTCTGAACTGAATCAGAGAGATTGTGATATCCTTAGCGGACTGAGATACGATGTTCAAATGCTAACCAAAGCCATCGACAAACTCAAGGCCATCGTTGAAAAATCGGCCTTAGCGATGGATGCTCATGGGGCAAATGTCCAAAGTTTTACGACACAATATGATCTGAACCTGCCTGTAACGACTTTGAAGGACTTTGACGCATTCGACGAGAAATTAAAAGCtgacaaaaaatttcgtaaagaattc ATGTGCTTTTGTTGA